From one Anopheles bellator chromosome 1, idAnoBellAS_SP24_06.2, whole genome shotgun sequence genomic stretch:
- the LOC131214991 gene encoding zinc finger Ran-binding domain-containing protein 2 has product MSSAGHAKSDDGKRPSTNNKNGDWTCPEPDCKNLNFARRNQCNRCGKERPGSASSKHGSTASDSDGGGSGGKKKVGTEIGKAAAEKSRGLFSAEDWQCNKCANVNWARRHTCNICSAPRFCDVEERTGYGGGYNDRGVVEYKDRVESDDEYDEFGRRKKSKGKSKEQIGGRLASRRRRTDSTDEDEESERSKRKEPRRRRSESKEEDEDEDDDEDEEDNGDLSKYDLWGSDAEEAGKKPATKSSGDNNKSTSRQHRSRSHSRSRSTSRDRNRRPTSDVRRSSKSISSSSSHGRSDTKRSSSTRRPARHRSRSSSSRSRSRSRSPRSYRRSKDKRR; this is encoded by the exons ATGAGCAGCGCCGGGCATGCGAAGTCCGACGACGGGAAACGGCCATCCACCAATAACAAGAATGGCGACTGGACGTGTCCGGAGCCCGA TTGTAAGAATCTAAACTTTGCCCGCCGGAATCAGTGTAATCGGTGCGGTAAGGAGCGGCCCGGCAGCGCCTCATCAAAGCATGGATCGACAGCCAGCGATtcggacggtggcggcagtggggGTAAAAAGAAAGTCGGTACCGAAATTGGGAAAGCGGCGGCCGAAAAGTCGCGCGGTTTGTTCAGCGCCGAAGACTGGCAATGCAATAAATGTGCTAACGTAAACTGGGCCCGGCGCCACACCTGCAACATCTGTAGCGCTCCACGGTTTTGCGACGTCGAAGAACGCACCG GCTACGGAGGAGGCTACAATGACCGCGGCGTGGTGGAGTACAAGGACCGTGTCGAATCGGACGACGAGTACGACGAGTTTGGGAGGAGAAAAAAGTCGAAAGGCAAATCGAAGGAGCAAATCGGTGGACGGTTAGCATCACGAAGACGGAGAACCGACTCcacggacgaggacgaagaaagcgaacgCAGTAAGCGCAAAGAACCGCGCAGGCGGCGCAGCGAGTCGAAGgaggaagacgaggacgaagacgacgacgaggacgaggaagataATGGCGATCTATCGAAGTACGATCTGTGGGGATCGGATGCGGAGGAAGCGGGAAAGAAGCCGGCCACTAAGTCCTCCGGCGATAACAATAAGTCCACATCACGGCAGCATCGCTCACGATCACACTCGCGATCGAGATCAACTAGCAGAGATCGAAATCGCCGGCCTACCAGCGACGTGCGAAGGTCCTCTAAATCGATTTCTTCGTCGTCTAGTCACGGACGATCCGACACAAAACGTTCCAGCTCAACACGTCGCCCTGCACGGCACAGGTCGCGGTCCTCCAGCTCACGGTCCCGCTCACGATCGCGCTCACCCCGATCGTACCGGCGCAGCAAAGATAAGCGTCGCTAA